The Solanum lycopersicum chromosome 8, SLM_r2.1 DNA segment CTTGCAGCCATGTGTATCATCATGGCTGTATTTATAACTGGATGATTACAAACATGACGTGCCCAGAATGCCGTCATAATTATAGTCATCTCAgtgtttgaataatttttaattgatgtaaTAACATATTCTGAATAACCGGTACGAttgtaataatttaaataaatttatgtttaagtGATTGATATGATTAATATATTACTGATATcgtaataatttatgtatttctgttgtgtattttatttcaatgttgaaGATTCTAACAACCTACACACTCTACCCTCTGATGTTCTTTGTGGAGGGTGCTTACCAGTCGAGCAACCCCTATCCTGCCTATCCCAGTTTATTGTTTGTTTCATTGTTTAGTGAAACACAATGCATAGTTAGTTACCAACATCAATAAATTCGCAGCACATTCTCTGCTACAACCACAGAGCAAAAATCATAGTGCTTAGCCAGAGAAAACCAAGAGACACTAGCTAAAGTACATATGCAGCACATTCACTGCTACAACGAAATGAATACGATTTCGACAAAGATAACTACACAGCAACGCTTGTGTTGCAAGTTCTCTTTACGCAGGGAGAGCTTTCAACCATTCATATGCATCTTATTTTCTATGTTATTTATGTTCAAACCTTTTAAGACGCGATGGTCagaagatatacatatataatacaaatatcaCATACAAAGTCAGGTTGATGGCAGCCCAATGTAGACCACCTTCTGATACACTTCTTGCCCTGCATTTTAGTTTACATTTTTCTATATCctatttgaatattattaagCGCGACTACTGTACATTGGGGAGATGTTACCAGAAACCATCATCGACGGCCACTGCAGATGGAGGATAAGGATCATCCTCTTCTTCCATTTCCAATTCTGGTTCAGGAGATCCAAATTCAGTCAGCTCAACAGCAGCAAGGTTCTTTAGGTCAACGATCGAGAGCTCATCAAGGTGCCTCACAACCAAGTCAGCAGCACCAAGCTCATACACTGGATGTTTGCTAGCAACTGCAACACACTTCATCTGAGCATCATGTGCAGCCTCGACGGTTTGGTTTGAGTTCCCAAACACAATACACCTCTCTGGTATGAATTGTAGAAGCTGTGATGCATAGACAAACATCTCCGGATCAGGCTTCCCTCTGTGAACATCCTCTGCAGCTACAATTACACTAAATATCCCTTCAAAGCCAATGGTACCAATTGCATTCTCGACATATTTTCTTGGACGTGTAGACACTAAAGCCATTGGCACTTTGTAGTGCATCAGGGTGTTGACGAACTCCTGTGATCCAGGTCGGAAGCTATATATTCCCCCCTGCAGGGCTTGATAAATATCTTCCTTCCGAGTAGCCATTCTCTTCACTTGAACAGGATCTCTTGACCAGCATAGAACTTCTGATATCGCTTGCTCATTCTTCATTCCTTCAATTCTCTTCAAAATAAAACCCGGAGGAGGTGATTTTCCTTCTTCCTGAGACAGAGCTAACCACGCCTGCTTCTCGAGATCTGGATTGTCTTCAGTTAACACACCTTCCCATTCAAATATAGCTGCTAACCATCCACAGCCCATCCTCTCTTGTCTAAGCAATGGATTATGAAGAGCTGGATTATCAGCTTTATTCGTTGGTGGCCATTTCCCTGGCTTTTTATCCACATCAGTCTCAATCCTATAACGAAAATCTTTAGATATTTTCTCGTCCTCTCTGAACGAAAATGCCTCTTTGGTCAATTCCATCGCCTGACCTCTAATCAACGAAAACCTCACACAATCACCTCTTAATCTCAGTAAATTCGAACCACAAACAAGCTTTCTGCCAAGAAAATCAGCAGAAGGCAATCGACATACATCAATCGACTTCCGTTTACTCGACACATCTTTGCTACAATTAACTCCATAAACTGGCACCCTCCCTAAAAGTGATATTGCACCAATTGATTCAACCATCCTCACTGACTAATCTTCCACCCCCAccacaccaacaccaacaccaacaccaaatCTTTAACTTCAAAGAATCAAACTCTCCACCGCAAAACCTCTCAACTCACCCCAACTCAACACAATCTCAACAAATCCCACAAACCCAATTGAACTTTCAAACTCCCCCAAATCACCACACAACTAAAGGGACAAAAGGGAACAAATAAagcaacccttttaacaataaAGATCCAAACTTTACTCAATACCCATCATTAAATAACACAATACAACCCCAATTTCGTCCACAACACGTAAATTCAATAATCAAACGTAATAAGTAGATTACTTAGAGGAAAAGGAAAGATAAGAACAACcaacccaaacccaaacccaaatcaaaatatacacagaaaaaaaggaaaacccCAAAAGATTTCACACAAATAAGATTATCCTAATAGAAAAATCTTAGATTTGTGAACAATATACACAAAATAagctaaaaattcaattttttttttatatttacaaaaaaagataaagttAGGAGGAACCTGAGGTGAATTGGGGAAGAAAGCAAAATACAcagaaaagatttttttatatttttggttatTATGAATAGCTCTGGTATTTGGAAAATTGTGTATATGTGTGGTTTATAGAGAAGGAGAATGAGAaattgaaccgggtactcgttGAACCGGTGAACCGGGAGTTGCCGGCCAAAGATGGAACCGGGTCAACATGTCGGTTTAAACTTTGGTTGCTTTCACTTTTTGCCCTTATAgtttagttatttcattttgACCCCTATAATATGAAGTATTATTCTGTTTagtctataaaaaaaattaatcctaAATGTTTAATATAATTTCTCATACTTTTATGATGGACTAAAAATTTTAGTTGATTTTTGTAACAATATATAGTGTCGTtgactcatttttttaaaataaataaattattactcGTTATTTTTTATTGGGTTATAACAAAGTTTACCGATTTATTTTATCTAcgtaataaatatttatgaacatattagaaaaattcaaaagttaattgAGATACGTCTAAGATTTACTACTATGTATATTTGAGGTTAGTTTATGtaattaaaagaattttacatattttaagtGATTCACTGTTTAATGTAATAGACATTTGATTACATgcataaaagaaaattcaaaattcgcataaaagaaaattcaataattataagatattcgcataaaaatatttgacaaaaacTATATCACGTgtttaaatattcaataattataagagtaataacatgaaaaaaataagaagataattttgacctccacccccaccccctACCCTACCCTACCCCACCCcacttgatttttctttattttgtgttATGTTTCCTCTAGTGGGATCTAATGAACATCAACCACAACAATGGGAGCATCCATTATTGTTGGAGCAATATGCATTGTTTTCTTTACTCTAagttcaattattattttaataggcTTAGCAAAATTATTGCAACTCAATAATTAAACTATAGTTGCTTAGAAAAAGTGATCATATTATAAAAGTACTTTATGACTTAAAAGACTTTTTTGTGGTTATGGATAATATTGTTGATGATAAAGCCTATATATTAGAGTTTGGTATCATACCAAACCAAGAAAATGGGGAATCCCattaaaagaacaagaaaaagaaaaaggagcatttcattaaaattacatgaaatagATTGAATTTTTTAAGTAGGTTTTATATCGCATGAGATATcagtgtatatattttattgaaatagattttataaaaaaatcaattatattcgatcttaattgatttttattattagcaacaaatcatagttatattttatgtatccaattttatgaaattataatatgGGTTGTTGTAGTGCCAAATAATTATTGGTTCTagaatattaaaataatgagtttgaaagtggtctttttcaaactttaattaagagttttgtgGATAGTAGTGTGAGAAAATGTCATATTCATCTAATCACACACGCTATTCCATTTCTTTgctcatataattaaatataaatatagacgTAACACGTATAATTGCTCTTAATGTACATATCAtgttaatgatatatatatataaatatatattactttattatccTATTTATTGTTACTTAAATATTTGGTTAGCTAGCATTGTTGCTACTAATATAGAAATTATATCGATAATGTTTCAAAATATGCAGTACAATGTAACTAATATTTCTAGGTGAAtttgaaaagaagaaagaattaaATCGAACTAATTTAGTTTGTTgacttttaatttgattttgatgtattttttgtaaaaaaattgattttcttaatttggTGTTTGACGTTTTATGTTTGAGTAAGCGCTTTAACATTTACAGAATattctaaaaattaaataatgttctccaataaaaatatcaattatgtCGATCAACGATTTAAATTATAGTGAGATGattcaatttataaattttagatttgattttttgACAGTGCGAAGTTCAATTACAAATACCTCTAAAAATAAATCttacaattataaatttaaattgaccaaaatatatttatatttttttataatggtTGAAAATAATGAGTCTAAATAGACAAGTGAATTCCTAAGAACCACGTGGTGCCACGTTGACATAACAACGTGTCaaacttaaattcattaaaatctACCAAATGTCAAATTTCgttgaaaggaaaaatatatattttagaaataagttTCTAgaagatttttttcttttttcaaattacaaacaTAGGAATCTTATtgactattaattattaaatgttattttatttgacattatcggattttttttattaaataaatgtcAAATATGAGAGACATTGACTTTGaagaaataattaactaaaactAGCTTCCGTCTCCGCCTTCACTTGTTCGCCTCTCTCGTTACTCTTTTATATCTCCCAACCCCGCTCGCTTGATACAAACTCATATgtatatttatcatatatatacaattatatgatagatatacattaatattttaatagatatataaatataatttacctTTCTTCATTCTCTGTCTTCTCACTCATCTCTCTTCTCCTTCTCTTAATTTCGATCGCCTCTTTTCTTCCTATAGCATATACGGATCGTAATTATCAAATAATAGCTATAAagcttaattaaattatttttagtggCTATTTACGAAATTTCCTAGTAAATAAATACCATTTTGGGCCAATAAACTAACATGGGTTTTGAATATGGGCTTTAAGTAAAGCTAGCCCAATATTTGTTATATCAGCTTCACGTAGAGGAAGTCGTCGGCGGCTCGCTTTACCGACTCCGGCGACGGCGGAAAACCTTATCCGACGGCAAAAATGGGTAAGAAACCGTCGAGGAAGAATGGAGTTGGTAAAGCATCTGGTTCAATTACATTGCGAGAAGAATCAGGTGTGAAGAAGAAACAAACTCTTGTTAATGCGAAATCGATGCTGAAATTGGAGCATATAAAGGATATTGCTAACTGGACTAGTGGAGAAGGTTCCATACCTTCACTTGCTGCGTTTTTTGGGCAGAGATTAGCTGTATCAGCTGAGTCTTTGGGTGTTTCACCTGACCCTTCATTATTAACCTGTCAAAGGTTTGAgctttttcatataattttggTTTGATTTGTCTTGCATTTATGAATGCATACTTTGTTAATCTTGTGATTGGTTAAAAAATGGATATTTGTTGACGTTGGGTATAGTAAGAGAGATAGGACTAGAGATGAGTATATTCGGAATAAGGTAGGAGTGGTTTTGGTTGAGGACAAGATGCGGGAAGCTAGACTGAGATGGTTCAGGCATGGAGATGTAGATGCACAAATGTGTGGAGGTGTGAGAGAGTGGCTATGGATGGTTTAGAGAGAGGTGATTAGACTAGCCATAACGTAGTTTTTAGCTTACTGAGGACATGACCTTAGATTGGAGCATATCGAGGATACAAATTAGCGCAGGAGGTTATAGAAGATCACTAGTTAGTAATGTGTTGTATTGCTATCCATCCATACTAGTAGTTGTAATTTCTGTTACTATCTTTTGTTTCTTGTACATTAATTATCGTATTGTTTCGTTGTACTGTTCAGAATGCGCTGTTATGCTTACACTTTAGCTTATTCTCTTTCTGGACTGCTTTGGACTGTTTTCTTTGGAGTCTGTCGAAAACAACCTAAGGTCTGCCTGCACTATATCCTCCTAGACATCTCTTTTTGACATTTGTACGAACCAATGTAGAAATGACATCCAATGATGAACTGCAAACGGATCACTGTACGCATCTAAAGATCTCTTGAGTCTATCGGAAACAACTCTCTATCCTAATGTTGAATGAGTCATTGTCGACTTCTCATTCTTTTTCTACGCTTGCATACTAACTTGTAATTGATATTTCACAGGTGTGAATCTATCCTTCAGGCTGGCTACAATAGTACAGCACGGATtgagaagaacaaaagaaaggCACGAAAGAAACGCAAAACATCAGGTATTCCCTCGAAGAACTCAGTTGTATATGAGTGTCATTTCTGCTCACATCGAAATCTAAAGAGAGGAAACTCAAGAGGCTATATGAATAGCCTATATCCTGCCAAACCAAAAACTTTAACAGTTGACCCTGCTACATCAGCAACCCGAAAGGTAAAAGTTGATCCTACTGAATCAACAATGCAAAGATCTGAACATTTGGGCACGTTAGTGGCTAGTATCGATAAGACAAAAGTTGATCCTACTGAATCAGCAACCCGAGAATCTGAACAGTTGGATACGTTAGTGGCTAGTATTGATAAGGCAGGAGTTGATCCTACTGGATCTGCAATGCAAAAGTCTGAACATTTGGATACGTTAGTGGCTAGTATCGATAAGACAAGAGTTGACACTACTGAATCAGCAACCCAAAAATCTGAACAGTTCGATGCTTTTGGGGGCAGTACCACGGATGCAACAGTTTCATCTGAGCTAGTTGGAGATGATCCTATGGCTGGTCCTGCAACTCCATTGTCAACAGTTTCTGTTACTTCTTTGTTGGATTcaaagaagaggaaaagaaatCGAACAGGGTCCAAGAAGAAAGGTGAAACCCAGGATGGTTCATCAATGACAGATGTTGAGAAGACTGTCTCAACATCCAGTAAGAGAAAGAAGAAGTCTTGGACTAGTTTGAAGGAAATTGCTGAAAGTCAGAGTAACAATACTAGGAAGTTCTCCAATATATCTGTTCCATTTACTCTTTGATTCTGAGAATTGAGTTGTTGCCCGTTGAGCTCATAATTGTGCGTTCCGATCAAATTCGGATCGCGTACTGCAAGGTCTATTCAGAGTGGCACCcctaacataattttaaatatggtCTTTAGTCATAGATAATGAGGAATTTCATTATGTGTGCCCATAAAAGGTTAAATTttgttaaagattttttttttttaaatgatgtttCTTAATCTTAAGAATAAGTGTTAATACAAAGTATACAATATTGATTAACAGAAATTATAATCAAAAAGTAGCTTTAAAAGTGTTAAGACTAAATATAACTATTAGATGAATTTCCGCACAAGTCACTTAAAGATAACTTAATTATGCTTCATAACTATAATTTGACAATCACGATTTGTAGCTATATGTTAGAGGAAGAAGAGAGGCGAGCCAAATTATGAGacggaggagagaggtgagccaGATTAGGAGAGGGAGGAAAGAGGTGAGTGAGAGTGGgtagagaggagaaaaagatgaattgtatatgtatatcagttGAACTGTACGTgtatatttgtaaaataattgtatatatgtaactgATATAcacatgtatttgtatatctggcGAACGAGATTGGGAAAAAGAGGAGACATatgagcgagattgggagagggaggagagaggcgagtgagagaggTACGAGAATAGAGAGAGACGAATTGTATATGTACATttgttagataattatatataaataactgatatacatatgtatttttatatcttgCGAACAAGGTTGAgaaagggaggagagaggcgatcGAGAGATGAAAGAGAGTGGAGAGAAGCgagttgtatatgtatactttttagataattgtatatgtaactgatatacatatgtGTTAGTATATCCGTCGAGCGAgtttgagagagagaggataGAGACGAGCGCGAATAGGAGAGCGAGAAGAGATGCCAAAGAGTGAAGATAGActtattgtatttgtatatgtgtcatatgtatatgtataatttgcaTTTCTATATATCTACAACAGGAGAGAGGCGACGTAATTACAACTGGAATTAAGCTATAAATCGTAATCAAttcaaattataactataatttctaattaatatttacttaTCCACGTAATTTTCCATAACTAATATATACTATTGTAGTAAAATGAATTacaaaatggaaaatataatttgttttaatttgaatgACTCATAAATATGTTGATATagcttgtatttattattataaaaaaatttaactttgttAAGTCTTCTTATACTATTATTTTCCCTGTGATCCACTCCTCGTTTAAAAAGAAGTTAACATAAACATTAGCTAATGTATAGTCTAATAATTGCTAAtttattatcaaattaattgatTGACTATCgaattaacattttaaataattaataattaataaatgaaattgttaaaaaaaactatatacaCTATTCCACTCAATACGCAACCTATTTAAACATTTActaaactatataaaataacCCTAGtacgaaaataaaattatcaccCAAACTTTGAGAAAGTCAAAAATATATTGTCGGAACGAAGCCAAGATTAATACGACTTATTAAAAAATGAAGCTAGATATAAATAAAGTCAATCGagttaattcaaaaatataaaatcaacaagACTCATCCAAATTTCCATCtaataaactatatattttcttatatttaattaaattacaatatttacatatattcaatCACCCTAACTTTATTTTGTGTTCatttaattatacaaactcattTTTAGTGAAACTTGTGATTCCGTTATGGTTCAAATAATAGGCAAATCTATAAATTGATTGTTGTAGTCGCAGTCGCACCAAATTCTACCTTTACTCCGACACTTGTTACTCTACTCACCCATCGGAAAAATGGGAAACCGGCGGAATGCAATGGTTGCGGTAAGCGATGACGAGGATGATCACGTGCAGCTGTCATCGCGGCCGACACGCGACGAAGAGAAAGCGAAtcagaggaagaggaagaaagtGAGGCTCGacgaagaggaagaagaagaggagaaagcGAATACAGAGGATGAAAGTAGAGATAAGAGAAGGACGAAGAGGAAAGTACCGGAGAacgaggaggaggaggaagaggaGAGGGGAAGGGGGAAGAGGATTAAGAAACTGAagaaagttgaagaagaagaggaagaaccCGAACCGGttaaggaggaggaggaagaagaacagCAGGAAGATGCTAAGCCTATTGGTGAGGTGATTAGGGTTACTGGAaaaggaaaagggagaaaaaccCATTACGAGTCGTTCGAGTACGATGGAAATCGCTACGAACTTGTGAGTTTTCATTTATTCGTTTCGTTTCATCAAATAATGCTTTTGAATAACTATaggaaattaaattaattgaagattagtttttgttttttgcaAAATTTCTGCTCATTTCCCATGTCTGGTAGCTGAATTAGGGTTTGAAATGTGAGGTTTGTTTTTAGTATGATAGAAAAAATTGATGCCTTTTGAACTGTGGAAAAGAGACAGCATCTGGCAGAAATGCAGGGTAACACCTTGTTTGAATGGTTGTTACCTGTTGTATTGTATGGTATCTTTAAATCCATTGTtgacaaaatttagaagaaaatacaaattgGTCGTTACATAAAAAAGATCTTTTTGTCATTACCTAACGATGTCTTTAAATCCATTGTTAGGCAACGACAAAAAGATCTTTATGTAGAGACCATTGTTAGGTAACGACAAAAAGATCCTTTTGTCGTTACCTTaatatttcttctcattttgtcTCGATTTATTGGttaataattacattttatctTTTACCCTACTACCCTTTATGATAGttttatcattcaaattatgGAACAATATGCAACATCcatccaaacaaagtgtaagGCTGCGAGCAATAGAgacccctcccccctccccgtGCACCATGAATAGCCGGAGCTTAGTGCATTGGGTTGCCCTTTGCCTCTGATGCTAATTAGCAGAACTCATATTTCTTTACAATATACAAATTGTTACTCCAGATTACCGGCTTCAACCAGTACTACATTATTCTCAATCTTCGATGTAAAGAAATATCTCCAAAGCACTATCTTCCTGTCCTGTCTTTCATCTCATTTGATTATGATATGTCAATTATGTTTATACCTGACTAAACATTGGAAAatagtgaaaatgatgtaaaaaCACTTTCCAAGAGAATTATTTTCCTTGGTAAACATTTCATCCGTAATGTTTGAAGGAGGTGATTTCATGGATCCACTCTGCCCCTTTGAGTCTGTTTAAATTGGCTTAAGTGTTGGTGAAACCtacttttaagtcattttttgcTTTTAGGATCGTTTGGTAAAGTTAATAATAACTTAGAATaagtttaaaatgacttaacttaagttaaaagtaggtactttcatttttttatttaaaagttactGAAGTTTGACTTTCTAAAAACTACTTTTAGAAAGCTACTTTTTTAAGTTAAGTCAAATGGGCTCTTAGTCTCTTAAGTGATATAGCTACTGTTGACCTATGATGTTTCTCTCATTACTAATATGTTCTTGTACAGGAGGATCCCGTGCTCTTGGTTCCAGAAGGACAACTTCAGAAGCCTTATGTGGCAATTATCAAGGTAATTCCTTTTCCCTGGAAGATGCAAAACTTTTTTGGTAACTGTATGGCACAAAGTGGGTGTAAACCTTGGGCATCAGGGTTCAAATTCCAATAGAGATAAAAAAACACAAGGTGATTTCTTTCCATTTGCTTTGAGCCTTGGTGGGTAGCATAAGTTGGCTCAAACACGAccattaaccaaaaaaataaatgagattGGTTTTGGTGATTAGAGACATGTACATCTTATGTGAATAACTATACTATTTCCTGTtcaatcatcaagaatgaagtCAGTTCCACCATTGATTATGGTTGTAGTGTACAATCTGAGCTTCTTTGGAAGCTTATGTATTAGGAAATTATCCTTTCTTCTGTGAAATTAGGACATTCAATTGGACATGGATCTCTTTTGCAATCTGGCCTCTTCTAGGTGCACCATCAGAGAATACTCTCTCTTTGGTGCTGCTTCTGAAAGTCTGAATTAAACCTCCTGAGCTGTGAGTAC contains these protein-coding regions:
- the LOC101258773 gene encoding 5-amino-6-(5-phospho-D-ribitylamino)uracil phosphatase, chloroplastic, producing MVESIGAISLLGRVPVYGVNCSKDVSSKRKSIDVCRLPSADFLGRKLVCGSNLLRLRGDCVRFSLIRGQAMELTKEAFSFREDEKISKDFRYRIETDVDKKPGKWPPTNKADNPALHNPLLRQERMGCGWLAAIFEWEGVLTEDNPDLEKQAWLALSQEEGKSPPPGFILKRIEGMKNEQAISEVLCWSRDPVQVKRMATRKEDIYQALQGGIYSFRPGSQEFVNTLMHYKVPMALVSTRPRKYVENAIGTIGFEGIFSVIVAAEDVHRGKPDPEMFVYASQLLQFIPERCIVFGNSNQTVEAAHDAQMKCVAVASKHPVYELGAADLVVRHLDELSIVDLKNLAAVELTEFGSPEPELEMEEEDDPYPPSAVAVDDGFW
- the LOC101259063 gene encoding uncharacterized protein, whose amino-acid sequence is MGKKPSRKNGVGKASGSITLREESGVKKKQTLVNAKSMLKLEHIKDIANWTSGEGSIPSLAAFFGQRLAVSAESLGVSPDPSLLTCQRCESILQAGYNSTARIEKNKRKARKKRKTSGIPSKNSVVYECHFCSHRNLKRGNSRGYMNSLYPAKPKTLTVDPATSATRKVKVDPTESTMQRSEHLGTLVASIDKTKVDPTESATRESEQLDTLVASIDKAGVDPTGSAMQKSEHLDTLVASIDKTRVDTTESATQKSEQFDAFGGSTTDATVSSELVGDDPMAGPATPLSTVSVTSLLDSKKRKRNRTGSKKKGETQDGSSMTDVEKTVSTSSKRKKKSWTSLKEIAESQSNNTRKFSNISVPFTL